In Fusarium oxysporum f. sp. lycopersici 4287 chromosome 4, whole genome shotgun sequence, a genomic segment contains:
- a CDS encoding ubiquitin-like 1-activating enzyme E1 B — protein sequence MNATSADQAPAQTQNAAAAPAVAPASTQQPQIQTQVQRQQEQQQKKTAPSENASPKRTLAMTRDRHNQQSLGASLNTSVKQARVLMVGAGGIGCELLKNLVLTGFGEIHIVDLDTIDLSNLNRQFLFRHEHIKKSKALVAKEAAERFNPNVKIVAHHANIKDDEFTVTWFQQFRIAFNALDNLEARRHVNKMCLAADVPLIESGTTGFNGQVQVIKKGVTACYDCTPKEAPKSFPVCTIRSTPSQPIHCIVWGKSYLLNEIFGTSEDQAAFDHSTDADNAKEIEELKKESEALKMIRDATGTSKFPQMLFDKVFSADIERLRSVEGMWTSRRAPEPLQYQTILAQAGEAIANKYKILNDDQRVWSLEESLVVFNDSLDRLSKRILELKKNKKPEDPDPTITFDKDDIDTLDFVTASANIRSTIFGIDKKSRFDTKQMAGNIIPAIATTNAIVAGLCVLQSFKVLKGEYAQSKEVFLTPFAPARLLAPDRSREPNPECPVCSVYFTSIVADLSRATLKDLVDDIVMSKLGFEGKEFVVNNDIGTLVECFEDGDDENLPKKLTDLGIKKDSFLTVIDQDDEDTLVNVVINVQEGTLKEDEKPVKATFSEIPEIPRRPKKLQPVAANGNGELNDEQAVSAEPKGIKRPHGEDGEPPLKKLKITESGTDIVDVDEVQSRAAGGAIVIDD from the exons ATGAATGCGACAAGCGCCGATCAGGCTCCGGCCCAGACACAGAATGCGGCTGCAGCTCCAGCTGTTGCTCCAGCTTCTACGCAGCAACCCCAAATACAAACACAAGTACAACGacagcaagagcagcagcaaaagaaaaCTGCTCCATCCGAGAACGCATCCCCAAAACGCACGCTGGCCATGACGCGCGACCGACATAACCAGCAGTCGCTAGGCGCATCACTCAATACCTCTGTCAAGCAG GCTCGTGTGCTCATGGTTGGTGCTGGCGGAATTGGATGCGAGTtgctcaagaacctcgtCCTCACAGGCTTTGGCGAAATACATATTGTAGACCTCGATACCATCGACCTTTCGAACCTGAACCGACAGTTTCTTTTCCGTCACGAACACATAAAAAAATCCAAGGCTCTA GTGGCTAAGGAGGCAGCAGAACGGTTTAATCCCAATGTCAAAATTGTCGCACACCATGCCAATATCAAGGATGACGAATTCACTGTGACCTGGTTCCAGCAATTCCGCATTGCTTTCAATGCTCTGGATAACCTCGAAGCGCGCAGGCACGTCAATAAGATGTGCCTGGCAGCTGATGTACCCCTGATCGAGAGTGGCACCACTGGATTCAATGGCCAGGTGCAGGTTATCAAAAAAGGCGTTACTGCATGCTACGACTGTACTCCCAAGGAAGCACCCAAGTCTTTCCCTGTGTGTACAATTCGAAGCACCCCCAGTCAACCCATCCACTGCATTGTCTGGGGTAAAAGCTATCTGCTTAA TGAGATATTTGGCACAAGTGAAGATCAGGCCGCATTTGACCACTCAACTGATGCCGACAACG CCAAAGAGATTGAAGAGTTGAAGAAAGAGTCTGAAGCTCTCAAGATGATTCGGGATGCTACTGGCACGTCTAAGTTCCCTCAGATGCTATTCGACAAGGTGTTCAGCGCCGACATTGAGCGACTACGCTCCGTGGAGGGCATGTGGACATCCCGGCGAGCTCCCGAGCCCCTTCAATATCAGACCATTCTCGCGCAGGCTGGCGAGGCTATCGCCAACAAGTACAAGATTCTGAATGACGATCAGCGGGTTTGGTCCCTGGAAGAGAGCCTAGTGGTCTTCAATGACAGTCTTGACCGACTAAGCAAGCGAAttcttgagctcaagaagaacaaaaaaCCTGAAGACCCCGACCCCACAATCACATTTGACAAGGATGATATTGATACCCTTGACTTTGTGACAGCAAGTGCCAACATTCGCTCAACAATTTTTGGAATTGACAAGAAGTCTCGGTTCGATACCAAACAGATGGCAGGTAACATTATTCCAGCTATTGCCACAACAAACGCAATCGTCGCTGGTCTCTGTGTTCTTCAGTCTTTCAAAGTTTTGAAGGGCGAGTATGCACAGTCCAAGGAGGTCTTCTTGACCCCCTTTGCCCCAGCTCGACTTCTGGCCCCTGATAGGTCCAGAGAGCCAAATCCCGAATGCCCCGTATGTAGTGTTTACTTTACAAGTATTGTTGCAGACCTGTCTCGGGCGACTCTCAAGGATCTCGTTGATGACATCGTCATGTCAAAACTGGGATTTGAAGGCAAGGAGTTTGTCGTGAACAATGACATAGGAACCTTGGTTGAATGTTTTGAAGACGGCGACGACGAGAATCTACCCAAAAAGCTGACTGATCTTG GTATCAAGAAGGACTCATTCTTGACTGTCATCGACCAGGACGACGAAGACACGCTCGTCAATGTGGTTATCAATGTCCAAGAAGG TACATTGAAAGAAGACGAGAAACCGGTTAAGGCTACATTCTCAGAGATCCCTGAGATTCCACGTCGACCAAAGAAGCTCCAGCCAGTCGCCGCGAATGGCAATGGAGAACTCAACGATGAGCAGGCCGTTAGTGCCGAGCCGAAGGGTATCAAGAGACCGCATGGAGAGGACGGTGAACCACctctcaagaaactcaagatCACCGAATCCGGAACCGATATTGTAGATGTGGATGAAGTCCAAAGTCGGGCCGCCGGCGGCGCTATCGTCATTGACGATTGA
- a CDS encoding replication factor C subunit 3/5: protein MRQMVLELNASDDRGIDVVREQIKTFASTKQIFSMGGASARSGNSMAGFKLIVLDEADAMTSTAQMALRRIMEKYTTNTRFCIIANYSHKLSPALLSRCTRFRFSPLKEGDIRVLVDKVVEEEHVRIGGEAVDALVKLSKGDMRRALNVLQACHASSTPLRAKDAPKVPDSEIERENITTETIYNCIAAPPPDAIKEIVSTLLKTSDVTSCLNTINALKVSRGLALADIITALSEELVKLEVGPEVMITWLDGLANIEHRVAGGGSELIQTGAVVGVVRNGVELMSR from the exons ATGCGCCAAATGGTTCTCGAACTCAATGCCTCAGATGACCGTGGTATCGATGTAGTGCGAGAGCAGATCAAGACATTTGCCAGTACCAAACAGATCTTCTCCATGGGTGGTGCATCTGCCCGCTCAGGCAACTCGATGGCTGGATTTAAGCTCATTGTTCtggatgaggctgatgctATGACGAGCACAGCCCAGATGGCTCTACGACGAATAATGGAGAAGTACACCACCAACACACGGTTCTGTATCATTGCAAACTATTCCCACAAGCTTAGCCCAGCGCTTCTGAGTCGATGCACACGGTTCCGCTTCAGTCCGTTAAAGGAGGGCGATATTAGGGTGCTAGTTGACaaggtggtggaggaggagcatgTTAGGATTGGCGGAGAGGCGGTTGATGCGTTGGTGAAGCTAAGCAAGGGTGATATGCGAAGAGCACTGAACGTTCTACAGGCCTGTCACGCATCAA GTACACCATTGCGAGCGAAGGATGCACCCAAAGTGCCTGACAGCGAAATTGAACGCGAAAATATCACAACGGAGACTATTTATAACTGCATCGCGGCACCCCCACCTGATGCCATCAAAGAGATTGTGTCGACGCTGCTTAAGACATCGGATGTCACAAGTTGTCTAAACACTATCAACGCTCTCAAGGTGTCGCGAGGTCTTGCGCTGGCGGATATTATCACAGCGCTCTCCGAGGAGTTAGTGAAGCTAGAGGTTGGTCCTGAGGTGATGATCACCTGGCTGGATGGTCTCGCCAATATCGAGCATAGAGTCGCCGGTGGAGGCAGTGAGTTGATCCAGACTGGGGCAGTCGTTGGAGTTGTCCGAAACGGAGTTGAGTTGATGAGCCGATAA
- a CDS encoding hypothetical protein (At least one base has a quality score < 10) → MLPLIRWETPYLAWMQEKLRTPALDSYFAITANLETHTFFMIGLPICFWCGYAAFGKGLVHILALGVFWTGFIKDFYSLPRPLSPPLHRITMSGSAALEYGFPSTHSANAVSVAVYALLILRSPDNTLAPTTKFALECLSYFYAASIIFGRLYCGMHGFLDVIVGSIMGAAISLLEFYYGPPLDEYMHSSSWAAPLVAALIILVLVRIHPEPADDCPCYDDSVAFAGVVIGLEFGTWTYGKIALDPWETHAHGGGSVDITHLGLAANVARIVFGVLVVFAWRETMKPLLLKLLPHLFRIFEQVGVNMPRRFFTPASKYKTVPTGSRIDTLFPSPSDFPRMVESIRNPTTRGRSVSIGPQSAADAYETLAYRERKRRESVSSNHSLKSKSSNLELQTTHEDYSGKGAQASGAQANRIVEFEQMMGTGEVVTTPAADDDRVEIFVTGTEDGLGEREMFSQLIKPRVRYDVEVVTKLVVYTGIAWFAVAIIPIMFEIVGLGTNQLRER, encoded by the exons ATGCTGCCTCTGATCCGCTGGGAGACACCCTACCTTGCGTGGATGCAAGAGAAGTTACGGACTCCAGCTCTCGATAGCTACTTCGCCATTACTGCCAACCTCGAAACCCATACCTTCTTCATGATCGGATTACCCATCTGCTTCTGGTGTGGTTATGCAGCATTTGGCAAGGG ACTTGTGCATATTCTTGCGCTCGGTGTCTTCTGGACAGGCTTTATCAAGGACTTCTACTCTCTCCCGCGACCACTTTCGCCTCCTTTGCACCGAATCACAATGTCTGGTTCTGCAGCCCTCGAATATGGTTTCCCTTCGACCCATAGCGCCAATGCCGTATCCGTCGCTGTCTATGCGCTTCTGATACTACGCAGTCCCGATAACACGCTAGCCCCAACCACCAAGTTCGCACTCGAATGTCTCTCATACTTCTACGCTGCCTCGATCATATTTGGGCGCTTATACTGTGGCATGCATGGCTTCCTCGACGTAATTGTAGGGTCTATCATGGGTGCCGCTATTTCTCTGCTCGAATTCTACTACGGACCTCCCCTGGATGAATATATGCACTCCAGCTCTTGGGCTGCGCCTCTCGTAGCTGCCTTGATTATCCTTGTACTGGTGCGCATTCATCCTGAGCCGGCAGACGATTGTCCATGTTACGATGACAGTGTTGCctttgctggtgttgtcatTGGCCTCGAATTTGGCACTTGGACGTACGGCAAGATTGCGTTGGATCCTTGGGAGACTCATGCGCATGGTGGAGGATCGGTGGATATTACGCACTTGGGATTGGCTGCCAACGTGGCTAGGATCGTCTTCGGCGTTCTTGTCGTCTTTGCGTGGCGCGAGACGATGAAGCCTCTACTGCTTAAGCTCTTGCCTCATCTATTCCGAATATTTGAACAGGTTGGCGTGAACATGCCTCGACGATTCTTCACGCCTGCTAGTAAGTACAAGACTGTACCAACAGGCTCTCGTATCGATACTCTTTTCCCTTCGCCCTCCGACTTCCCACGCATGGTCGAGAGTATCCGAAACCCTACCACCCGAGGTCGCTCTGTGTCGATTGGTCCTCAGAGTGCCGCAGATGCATACGAGACCTTGGCGTATAGAGAGCGCAAGCGACGCGAGAGTGTCAGCAGTAACCATAGCTTGAAGAGCAAGTCAAGCAACCTGGAGCTCCAGACCACGCATGAGGACTATTCTGGCAAGGGAGCTCAGGCGTCTGGTGCACAGGCAAACCGAATCGTCGAATTCGAGCAGATGATGGGAACCGGCGAGGTTGTGACAACACCGGCCGCGGATGATGATCGGGTCGAGATCTTTGTTACGGGCACCGAGGACGGATTGGGAGAGCGGGAGATGTTCTCGCAATTAATCAAACCTCGTGTGCGATACGATGTCGAGGTCGTAACTAAGCTCGTGGTTTACACTG GCATTGCTTGGTTTGCGGTGGCTATTATCCCCATAATGTTTGAGATTGTGGGCTTGGGGACGAATCAGTTACGTGAACGATga
- a CDS encoding 40S ribosomal protein S5 has product MSSDYISLRNPVYVTHTAGRYATKRFRKANCPIIERLTNSLMHHGRNNGKKLMAVRIVAHAFEIIHLMTDQNPIQVAVDAIVNCGPREDSTRIGSAGTVRRQAVDVSPLRRVNQAISLLTTGAREASFRNVKSIAECLAEELINAAKGSSNSYAIKKKDELERVAKSNR; this is encoded by the exons ATGTCGAG TGACTACATTTCCCTGCGAAACCCCGTCTACGTCACCCACACTGCTGGCCGTTATGCTACAAAGCGATTCCGCAAGGCCAACTGCCCCATCATTGAGCGATTGACCAACTCTCTGATGCACCACGGCCGCAACAACGGAAAGAAGCTCATGGCTGTCCGAATTGTCGCCCACGCCTTCGAGATC ATCCACCTCATGACCGATCAGAACCCCATCCAGGTCGCTGTCGACGCCATCGTCAACTGCGGTCCTCGCGAAGACTCTACCCGAATTGGTTCCGCCGGTACCGTCCGACGACAAGCCGTTGATGTCTCTCCCCTCCGCCGAGTTAACCAGGCTATCTCTCTCCTCACCACTGGTGCTCGCGAGGCCTCTTTCCGCAACGTCAAGTCCATTGCTGAGTGCCTTGCTGAGGAGCTGATCAACGCTGCCAAGGGTTCCAGCAACTCTTAcgctatcaagaagaaggatgagttGGAGCGTGTGGCCAAGAGCAACCGATAA
- a CDS encoding ubiquitin-like 1-activating enzyme E1 B produces the protein MNATSADQAPAQTQNAAAAPAVAPASTQQPQIQTQVQRQQEQQQKKTAPSENASPKRTLAMTRDRHNQQSLGASLNTSVKQARVLMVGAGGIGCELLKNLVLTGFGEIHIVDLDTIDLSNLNRQFLFRHEHIKKSKALVAKEAAERFNPNVKIVAHHANIKDDEFTVTWFQQFRIAFNALDNLEARRHVNKMCLAADVPLIESGTTGFNGQVQVIKKGVTACYDCTPKEAPKSFPVCTIRSTPSQPIHCIVWGKSYLLNEIFGTSEDQAAFDHSTDADNAKEIEELKKESEALKMIRDATGTSKFPQMLFDKVFSADIERLRSVEGMWTSRRAPEPLQYQTILAQAGEAIANKYKILNDDQRVWSLEESLVVFNDSLDRLSKRILELKKNKKPEDPDPTITFDKDDIDTLDFVTASANIRSTIFGIDKKSRFDTKQMAGNIIPAIATTNAIVAGLCVLQSFKVLKGEYAQSKEVFLTPFAPARLLAPDRSREPNPECPVCSVYFTSIVADLSRATLKDLVDDIVMSKLGFEGKEFVVNNDIGTLVECFEDGDDENLPKKLTDLGKASLKGQMNCSWRTDKTTRYQEGLILDCHRPGRRRHARQCGYQCPRRYIERRRETG, from the exons ATGAATGCGACAAGCGCCGATCAGGCTCCGGCCCAGACACAGAATGCGGCTGCAGCTCCAGCTGTTGCTCCAGCTTCTACGCAGCAACCCCAAATACAAACACAAGTACAACGacagcaagagcagcagcaaaagaaaaCTGCTCCATCCGAGAACGCATCCCCAAAACGCACGCTGGCCATGACGCGCGACCGACATAACCAGCAGTCGCTAGGCGCATCACTCAATACCTCTGTCAAGCAG GCTCGTGTGCTCATGGTTGGTGCTGGCGGAATTGGATGCGAGTtgctcaagaacctcgtCCTCACAGGCTTTGGCGAAATACATATTGTAGACCTCGATACCATCGACCTTTCGAACCTGAACCGACAGTTTCTTTTCCGTCACGAACACATAAAAAAATCCAAGGCTCTA GTGGCTAAGGAGGCAGCAGAACGGTTTAATCCCAATGTCAAAATTGTCGCACACCATGCCAATATCAAGGATGACGAATTCACTGTGACCTGGTTCCAGCAATTCCGCATTGCTTTCAATGCTCTGGATAACCTCGAAGCGCGCAGGCACGTCAATAAGATGTGCCTGGCAGCTGATGTACCCCTGATCGAGAGTGGCACCACTGGATTCAATGGCCAGGTGCAGGTTATCAAAAAAGGCGTTACTGCATGCTACGACTGTACTCCCAAGGAAGCACCCAAGTCTTTCCCTGTGTGTACAATTCGAAGCACCCCCAGTCAACCCATCCACTGCATTGTCTGGGGTAAAAGCTATCTGCTTAA TGAGATATTTGGCACAAGTGAAGATCAGGCCGCATTTGACCACTCAACTGATGCCGACAACG CCAAAGAGATTGAAGAGTTGAAGAAAGAGTCTGAAGCTCTCAAGATGATTCGGGATGCTACTGGCACGTCTAAGTTCCCTCAGATGCTATTCGACAAGGTGTTCAGCGCCGACATTGAGCGACTACGCTCCGTGGAGGGCATGTGGACATCCCGGCGAGCTCCCGAGCCCCTTCAATATCAGACCATTCTCGCGCAGGCTGGCGAGGCTATCGCCAACAAGTACAAGATTCTGAATGACGATCAGCGGGTTTGGTCCCTGGAAGAGAGCCTAGTGGTCTTCAATGACAGTCTTGACCGACTAAGCAAGCGAAttcttgagctcaagaagaacaaaaaaCCTGAAGACCCCGACCCCACAATCACATTTGACAAGGATGATATTGATACCCTTGACTTTGTGACAGCAAGTGCCAACATTCGCTCAACAATTTTTGGAATTGACAAGAAGTCTCGGTTCGATACCAAACAGATGGCAGGTAACATTATTCCAGCTATTGCCACAACAAACGCAATCGTCGCTGGTCTCTGTGTTCTTCAGTCTTTCAAAGTTTTGAAGGGCGAGTATGCACAGTCCAAGGAGGTCTTCTTGACCCCCTTTGCCCCAGCTCGACTTCTGGCCCCTGATAGGTCCAGAGAGCCAAATCCCGAATGCCCCGTATGTAGTGTTTACTTTACAAGTATTGTTGCAGACCTGTCTCGGGCGACTCTCAAGGATCTCGTTGATGACATCGTCATGTCAAAACTGGGATTTGAAGGCAAGGAGTTTGTCGTGAACAATGACATAGGAACCTTGGTTGAATGTTTTGAAGACGGCGACGACGAGAATCTACCCAAAAAGCTGACTGATCTTGGTAAGGCCTCATTGAAAGGACAAATGAATTGCTCGTGGAGGACTGACAAAACTACTAGGTATCAAGAAGGACTCATTCTTGACTGTCATCGACCAGGACGACGAAGACACGCTCGTCAATGTGGTTATCAATGTCCAAGAAGG TACATTGAAAGAAGACGAGAAACCGGTTAA
- a CDS encoding S25 ribosomal protein, protein MKINGSLARQCLADLEEKGIIKPVVTHSKMKIYTRAVGGSD, encoded by the exons ATGAAGATCAACGGCTCTCTGGCACGACAGTGCCTTGCCGACCTCGAGGAGAAGGGCATCATCAAGCCTGTGGTCACTCAcagcaagatgaagatctACA CCCGTGCCGTCGGTGGTTCTGACTAA
- a CDS encoding hypothetical protein (At least one base has a quality score < 10), producing MSDPQRDAPPLSANIPAATTTTTVLPTTNGSAKGDDVPDAGLRSLDHYKRALPKWRYNLRQQMLPLIRWETPYLAWMQEKLRTPALDSYFAITANLETHTFFMIGLPICFWCGYAAFGKGLVHILALGVFWTGFIKDFYSLPRPLSPPLHRITMSGSAALEYGFPSTHSANAVSVAVYALLILRSPDNTLAPTTKFALECLSYFYAASIIFGRLYCGMHGFLDVIVGSIMGAAISLLEFYYGPPLDEYMHSSSWAAPLVAALIILVLVRIHPEPADDCPCYDDSVAFAGVVIGLEFGTWTYGKIALDPWETHAHGGGSVDITHLGLAANVARIVFGVLVVFAWRETMKPLLLKLLPHLFRIFEQVGVNMPRRFFTPASKYKTVPTGSRIDTLFPSPSDFPRMVESIRNPTTRGRSVSIGPQSAADAYETLAYRERKRRESVSSNHSLKSKSSNLELQTTHEDYSGKGAQASGAQANRIVEFEQMMGTGEVVTTPAADDDRVEIFVTGTEDGLGEREMFSQLIKPRVRYDVEVVTKLVVYTGIAWFAVAIIPIMFEIVGLGTNQLRER from the exons ATGAGCGACCCTCAACGCGATGCCCCGCCGTTGAGCGCCAACATTCCCGCTGCCACCACGACCACGACGGTTCTGCCTACGACAAACGGCTCTGCCAAAGGCGACGACGTTCCCGATGCCGGACTGAGAAGTCTCGATCACT ACAAGCGCGCCCTGCCGAAATGGCGGTACAATCTGCGCCAACAGATGCTGCCTCTGATCCGCTGGGAGACACCCTACCTTGCGTGGATGCAAGAGAAGTTACGGACTCCAGCTCTCGATAGCTACTTCGCCATTACTGCCAACCTCGAAACCCATACCTTCTTCATGATCGGATTACCCATCTGCTTCTGGTGTGGTTATGCAGCATTTGGCAAGGG ACTTGTGCATATTCTTGCGCTCGGTGTCTTCTGGACAGGCTTTATCAAGGACTTCTACTCTCTCCCGCGACCACTTTCGCCTCCTTTGCACCGAATCACAATGTCTGGTTCTGCAGCCCTCGAATATGGTTTCCCTTCGACCCATAGCGCCAATGCCGTATCCGTCGCTGTCTATGCGCTTCTGATACTACGCAGTCCCGATAACACGCTAGCCCCAACCACCAAGTTCGCACTCGAATGTCTCTCATACTTCTACGCTGCCTCGATCATATTTGGGCGCTTATACTGTGGCATGCATGGCTTCCTCGACGTAATTGTAGGGTCTATCATGGGTGCCGCTATTTCTCTGCTCGAATTCTACTACGGACCTCCCCTGGATGAATATATGCACTCCAGCTCTTGGGCTGCGCCTCTCGTAGCTGCCTTGATTATCCTTGTACTGGTGCGCATTCATCCTGAGCCGGCAGACGATTGTCCATGTTACGATGACAGTGTTGCctttgctggtgttgtcatTGGCCTCGAATTTGGCACTTGGACGTACGGCAAGATTGCGTTGGATCCTTGGGAGACTCATGCGCATGGTGGAGGATCGGTGGATATTACGCACTTGGGATTGGCTGCCAACGTGGCTAGGATCGTCTTCGGCGTTCTTGTCGTCTTTGCGTGGCGCGAGACGATGAAGCCTCTACTGCTTAAGCTCTTGCCTCATCTATTCCGAATATTTGAACAGGTTGGCGTGAACATGCCTCGACGATTCTTCACGCCTGCTAGTAAGTACAAGACTGTACCAACAGGCTCTCGTATCGATACTCTTTTCCCTTCGCCCTCCGACTTCCCACGCATGGTCGAGAGTATCCGAAACCCTACCACCCGAGGTCGCTCTGTGTCGATTGGTCCTCAGAGTGCCGCAGATGCATACGAGACCTTGGCGTATAGAGAGCGCAAGCGACGCGAGAGTGTCAGCAGTAACCATAGCTTGAAGAGCAAGTCAAGCAACCTGGAGCTCCAGACCACGCATGAGGACTATTCTGGCAAGGGAGCTCAGGCGTCTGGTGCACAGGCAAACCGAATCGTCGAATTCGAGCAGATGATGGGAACCGGCGAGGTTGTGACAACACCGGCCGCGGATGATGATCGGGTCGAGATCTTTGTTACGGGCACCGAGGACGGATTGGGAGAGCGGGAGATGTTCTCGCAATTAATCAAACCTCGTGTGCGATACGATGTCGAGGTCGTAACTAAGCTCGTGGTTTACACTG GCATTGCTTGGTTTGCGGTGGCTATTATCCCCATAATGTTTGAGATTGTGGGCTTGGGGACGAATCAGTTACGTGAACGATga
- a CDS encoding ADP,ATP carrier protein, with protein sequence MSAEQPQKVLGMPPFMADFLMGGVSAAVSKTAAAPIERVKLLIQNQDEMLKTGRLDRKYAGIGDCFKRTMADEGVMSLWRGNTANVIRYFPTQALNFAFRDKFKKMFGYKKDKDGYALWMAGNLASGGAAGATSLLFVYSLDYARTRLANDAKNAKKGGDRQFNGLVDVYKKTLASDGIAGLYRGFMPSVAGIVVYRGLYFGMYDSIKPVVLVGSLANNFLASFALGWIVTTGAGIASYPLDTIRRRMMMTSGEAVKYKNTMDAARQIVAKEGVKSLFKGAGANILRGVAGAGVLSIYDQLQVLLFGKAFK encoded by the exons ATGTCTGCTGAGCAACCCCAGAAGGTCTTGGGCATGCCG CCCTTCATGGCCGACTTCTTGA TGGGTGGTGTTTCCGCCGCCGTCTCGAAGACCGCTGCCGCTCCCATTGAGCGtgtcaagctcctcatccAGAACCAG GATGAGATGCTTAAGACCGGTCGTCTCGACCGCAAGTACGCCGGTATTGGTGACTGCTTCAAGCGCACCATGGCCGATGAGGGTGTCATGTCCCTCTGGCGAGGAAACACCGCCAACGTTATCCGATACTTCCCTACCCAGGCTCTGAACTTTGCTTTCCGtgacaagttcaagaagatgTTCGGTtacaagaaggacaaggatggcTACGCCCTCTGGATGGCTGGTAACCTTGCCTCCGGTGGTGCCGCTGGTGCCACTtccctcctcttcgtctACTCTCTGGACTATGCCCGTACCCGTCTTGCCAACGATGCCAAGAACGCTAAGAAGGGTGGTGACCGTCAGTTCAACGGTCTCGTCGATGTCTACAAGAAGACCCTCGCCTCTGATGGTATTGCCGGTCTCTACCGTGGTTTCATGCCCTCCGTTGCTGGTATCGTTGTCTACCGTGGTCTCTACTTCGGAATGTACGACTCTATCAAGCCCGTCGTCCTTGTCGGTAGCCTTGCCAACAACTTCCTTGCCTCTTTCGCTCTCGGCTGGATCGTCACCACTGGTGCCGGTATTGCCTCTTACCCTCTTGACACCATTCGACGAcgcatgatgatgacctcTGGTGAGGCCGTCAAGTACAAGAACACCATGGATGCTGCCCGCCAGATCGTCGCCAAGGAGGGTGTTAAGTCTCTCTTCAAGGGTGCTGGTGCCAACATTCTCCGTGGTGTTGCCGGTGCTGGTGTCCTCTCCATCTACGATCAGCTCCAGGTCCTCCTCTTCGGCAAGGCCTTCAAATAA
- a CDS encoding replication factor C subunit 3/5 gives MSDIGDEMDVDVPVVSKDVIFSSEAKQGKRSAANLPVEAEDSLPWVEKYRPNTLDDVSGHQDILATINKFIDQNRLPHLLLYGPPGTGKTSTILALARRIYGAANMRQMVLELNASDDRGIDVVREQIKTFASTKQIFSMGGASARSGNSMAGFKLIVLDEADAMTSTAQMALRRIMEKYTTNTRFCIIANYSHKLSPALLSRCTRFRFSPLKEGDIRVLVDKVVEEEHVRIGGEAVDALVKLSKGDMRRALNVLQACHASSTPLRAKDAPKVPDSEIERENITTETIYNCIAAPPPDAIKEIVSTLLKTSDVTSCLNTINALKVSRGLALADIITALSEELVKLEVGPEVMITWLDGLANIEHRVAGGGSELIQTGAVVGVVRNGVELMSR, from the exons ATGTCCGATATTGGGGATGAGATGGACGTTGATGTCCCCGTTGTCAGCAAAGATGTGATATTTTCCTCCGAAGCCAAGCAAGGCAAGCGAAGTGCTGCCAATCTGCcagttgaggctgaggataGTCTCCCTTG GGTTGAAAAGTACCGCCCAAATACCCTCGACGACGTCTCGGGCCATCAAGATATCCTCGCTACTATCAACAAATTCATCGACCAGAACCGTCTCCCTCATCTACTCCTCTACGGTCCTCCAGGTACTGGAAAGACGTCGACAATTCTGGCCCTTGCTCGTCGTATCTATGGAGCTGCGAACATGCGCCAAATGGTTCTCGAACTCAATGCCTCAGATGACCGTGGTATCGATGTAGTGCGAGAGCAGATCAAGACATTTGCCAGTACCAAACAGATCTTCTCCATGGGTGGTGCATCTGCCCGCTCAGGCAACTCGATGGCTGGATTTAAGCTCATTGTTCtggatgaggctgatgctATGACGAGCACAGCCCAGATGGCTCTACGACGAATAATGGAGAAGTACACCACCAACACACGGTTCTGTATCATTGCAAACTATTCCCACAAGCTTAGCCCAGCGCTTCTGAGTCGATGCACACGGTTCCGCTTCAGTCCGTTAAAGGAGGGCGATATTAGGGTGCTAGTTGACaaggtggtggaggaggagcatgTTAGGATTGGCGGAGAGGCGGTTGATGCGTTGGTGAAGCTAAGCAAGGGTGATATGCGAAGAGCACTGAACGTTCTACAGGCCTGTCACGCATCAA GTACACCATTGCGAGCGAAGGATGCACCCAAAGTGCCTGACAGCGAAATTGAACGCGAAAATATCACAACGGAGACTATTTATAACTGCATCGCGGCACCCCCACCTGATGCCATCAAAGAGATTGTGTCGACGCTGCTTAAGACATCGGATGTCACAAGTTGTCTAAACACTATCAACGCTCTCAAGGTGTCGCGAGGTCTTGCGCTGGCGGATATTATCACAGCGCTCTCCGAGGAGTTAGTGAAGCTAGAGGTTGGTCCTGAGGTGATGATCACCTGGCTGGATGGTCTCGCCAATATCGAGCATAGAGTCGCCGGTGGAGGCAGTGAGTTGATCCAGACTGGGGCAGTCGTTGGAGTTGTCCGAAACGGAGTTGAGTTGATGAGCCGATAA